The region TGCCAAAAGGTGAAGTGGTTGTGGTGCAGATGCCCGATACGCTTGAGGTCATGAGCATCAATGGACAAGAGGTACCGGCGGCAAATTCGATGTTTGGCGCTGATACAAAGGCTTTGCATCTGCAGCCGGGCGAGTACCAGATCAGTGCCTACTACGAGAATATATTCGACATCGGGGGCGGCTTGAGCCATGAGGTGGTCCGTACACGAAGTGCCGTCTTCAGTCTGAACGGTGAAGCTGGTGACCGCTGGCGTCTTACATTCCAGGAGCCCGCCAATCTCCGGGAAGCCCAGAAAATGGAGAACAGTTTTTCCGGCTGGGCAGAGAACCTGCGTACTGGTGAGCGGATCGCCACGCAAGCAGGCGAAAAACCGGCTTCCCCGGTTAAACAGTTGCTGGGCGGAGAGACGTCAAGTGACAGTACCAAATCTACCGTCGCGCCATTGAACAGCGCACCGCAGGCGGTTTCTGCGCCGGTTTCAACGCCCTCTGCTGCTGCCGCGCCCGATCAGACCCTGCCGCATAATGACGCGACGCTGAATACGCTTCAGCAGCTGTGGCTGATGCTGAGCCCTGAAAGCCGTGAAGTCTTTCTGGACTGGGCGGAGCAGTAACCGCTGCTTGCTGGCGGGACGCGCGCTATGACAGCGTGGTTCCGCCGTGATTCAGACATATGAAGTCAACCAACTGGTTTCTGCAGGCCGCACAATGGTCCCGGCGTATGGCATGCTTGTCGCCATGCAAATACGTCAACTCAACCACATCAACGAAGTCCCGTCTGCTTCGTGGGATGCATTGGTCCCCTCCGGTTATCCCTTCCTGCGGCACGCCTTTCTCGCAGCAATGGAGAGCAGCGGTTCCGTCACGGCTGAACAAGGCTGGATCGCTTCGCACTTGGTAGTGGAGAACGCCGACGGCAGTCTGCAGGGGCTGTTGCCGTTGTATCAGAAGCTGCACTCCTACGGAGAATACGTCTTCGACTTCCAATGGGCTGATGCCTGGGAGCGGGCAGGGCGGCGATACTACCCGAAGTATCTGGCAGCTATCCCGTTTTCGCCTGTTCAGGGCCCGCGCCTGATGGCTCGGTGCGAGCAGAGCCGCTCCGCTATTCTCACTCATCTCGACTCGATGCTCGACCGCAACGAAATATCCAGCCTGCATCTGCTTTTCAATCAGGGCGAAGAAAACACGGCGCTGGCGTCCGCTGGCTGGCTACAGCGCTTAGGGTGTCAGTTTCATTGGTATAACCGCGACTACTGTCATTTCGAGGACTTTCTGGCTGCCTGCAGTTCACGCAAGCGCAAAAACTTTCGCAAGGAACGTCAGGCCGTGGCGGCTCAGGGAATCGAGTTCGAATGGTTGGTTGCGGAGCATATAACCGAGGCGGACTGGGACCGCTTCTATCCGTTCTACGCAGCCACCTACCTGAAGCGTGGTCAGCATCCCTATTTGACCCGGGATTTTTTCAGTCTGTTGACGGAGGGAATGGCCGATGCGATGCGACTGGTCTTCGCGCGACTGGATGGCCGGGATGTGGCCGGTGCGCTGTTCCTGGCCGGGGATGACACATTATACGGCCGTTACTGGGGCTGCCTGGACGAATTCGACCGATTGCACTTCGAGACGTGTTTTTACCAGGGGATGGATCGGTGCATTGCCGAAGGCTTTTCCCGGTTCGATGCCGGAGCACAAGGCGAACATAAACTGATTCGCGGTTTTGAACCCGTGCTAACGCAGTCCTGGCATAAATTGCAGCCGGGGTTACATGAAGCGGTGGAAGACTTTCTGCGCCGGGAACGGGCGGGCATGCTTGAATATCAGAGCGATGCCCGCAGCTATTTGCCGTTCCGGCAAGCGGAATAACGGCTTTCGTCGCCAGCGTTACTCGGCGGGCTGGTCGATGCGCTCAACGCTGACGATGGTAACCGGGTTGGTCGGCACGTTCTGATGGCCGCCCTGGTTGCCGGTCGGGACCTTGGCGATGGTCTCGACAACGTGCTCTCCATCAACCACCTTGCCGAATACGGCATAACCGAAATCGCGCCCGCCGTGGTTGAGGAAATCATTGTTGGTCAGATTAATGAAGAACTGGCTGGTGGCGCTGTCCACCACCTGGGTCCGGGCCATGGCGACGGTGTAGCGGTCGTTGCGCAGGCCGTTGTCGGCTTCGTTCTTGATCGGCTTGCCGACCGGACGCTGGCGCATATCAGGTGTAAAACCGCCGCCCTGCACCATGAAGCCGGGAATGACGCGGTGAAAGATCGTGCCGTCATAATGACCCGCATCCGCGTAGCGCAGGAAGTTTTCCACGCTGATAGGTGCCTCTTCTGCATTCAGTTCCAATTCGATCTCACCGAGACTGGTGGTTACCAGCACATGGGGATTTTCGGCGACGGCCGAGCTGGCAATCAACATCAGCGCGCACGCGCCGAACAGGCGTTTCAACATTCGTCTGACTCCATAGGTGTTATGACTGGATGGTTGTTCCGAGGCGGTAAGCAAACCTGTAATCAGCTCAAAAGTCCAGCCTTCAGCGCTTAGGGCGCTGTTGAGTGCTCGATAATCAGGTCGGCAAGTATCTTTGCGGCGGGGCCGAGGGGCTTATCCTTGTTCGAGTAGAGATACAGCCAGCTGGATCGGTGAGCGCCTTGCTGCAGGGGCAGTGCCTTTAGCAGTCCTGTTTCCAGTTGCATGGTGATTTCATGCAGCGGCAACCAGGCGAACCCCAGCCCACTGCTGACCAGTTTGGCCGCTGTACTGAGGCTCGCGACAGTCCAGCGCTGCTCAGCGCCAAGCCAGCCTGCGTCACGCGGCTGGCGCCTGCCTGAATCGCGGATGACTACCTGCAGGTGTTGTTCCAGATCCTGGTGATTGAGCTGGCGCTGCAACTGATGAAGCGGGTGTTGTGGATGTGCCACCGCGACGAACTCGGCTGCGTTGAGTTGTTGTGGGAGGTAGCCCGGAATGCTCAGCCCGGAAATGGCAAGATCGGCCGTTCCACTGATCAGATATTCCTCCACGCCGGAGAGTACTTCCTCCCGGACCTGCACACGGCAACCCTGGCTAAGCGGCATGAACGCCTGGAGTGCGCGGGCCAGGCGGTCTGTGGGGTAGGCCGCATCCACGACCAACTGAACCTCGGCTTCCCAGCCCTGGTCCATATTCCAGGCAAGCATTTCGAGTTGGCTGGCCTGAGCAATCAGGCTGCGCGACCGCCGCAGCAATGCCGTGCCGGCCTCTGTGAGCACGGCTTTGCGGCCTTCGATCGTAAGCAAAGGCACACCCAGTTGTTCCTGCATTCGGGATACGGTGTAACTGACCGATGACTGCGACCGGTGCAGTGCCTCTGCCGCCTGTGCGTATCCGCCGTGGTCAACCACTGCCTGGAGGGTTCGCCATTGCTCCAACGTGACGCGGGGTGCTTTCATCAGTCCTTCCTCTGGCCAAGGCTGCAAACGAGACATTGAACGGAGCGATCATTATGCGCAAATCTTCCGCAGGTCTGTTGACTGGGTTGCTGTTTCCACTGGCTGCCTGGGCGTTTCCGGTGGACGTCGAAATCCAGTCGAAAGGCGTATCGGTCATCGCCAGTAGCTCCTATCTGAGCAACATCGCGACGGTTACGCTGGCAAACGAGGGCGCCGAACGGGCATTGTGTCGCGCCACCTTCGTGAACGGTCCGGAGCGCCCGCCGGAAAGCCGTATTCGTCTGGATCCTGGCGAGCACACCGTGGTGACGCAAGTCTTCAGCCGGCATATCAATCGCGTACGTGTGGCCATCAGCTGTGAGCCGGACGTACCTGCCGGAACGTGAATCCCTGATCGGTCCGGCTTCGAGCAGCCCAGATTCAGAAGCCAAGGCTGGCATCTGGACATGAAATCCAGGCAATAAAAAACCCGGCATTTGCCGGGTTTTCCAAGATATGGCTCCGCGACCAGGACTCGAACCTGGGACCCAATGATTAACAGTCATTTGCTCTACCAACTGAGCTATCGCGGAATGAACGCTGCGCACTTTACCAAAATAAC is a window of Pseudomonas sp. gcc21 DNA encoding:
- a CDS encoding DUF2057 family protein is translated as MRRVMCIALAGLLSACAQQSHVKLYEGHELPKGEVVVVQMPDTLEVMSINGQEVPAANSMFGADTKALHLQPGEYQISAYYENIFDIGGGLSHEVVRTRSAVFSLNGEAGDRWRLTFQEPANLREAQKMENSFSGWAENLRTGERIATQAGEKPASPVKQLLGGETSSDSTKSTVAPLNSAPQAVSAPVSTPSAAAAPDQTLPHNDATLNTLQQLWLMLSPESREVFLDWAEQ
- a CDS encoding GNAT family N-acetyltransferase produces the protein MQIRQLNHINEVPSASWDALVPSGYPFLRHAFLAAMESSGSVTAEQGWIASHLVVENADGSLQGLLPLYQKLHSYGEYVFDFQWADAWERAGRRYYPKYLAAIPFSPVQGPRLMARCEQSRSAILTHLDSMLDRNEISSLHLLFNQGEENTALASAGWLQRLGCQFHWYNRDYCHFEDFLAACSSRKRKNFRKERQAVAAQGIEFEWLVAEHITEADWDRFYPFYAATYLKRGQHPYLTRDFFSLLTEGMADAMRLVFARLDGRDVAGALFLAGDDTLYGRYWGCLDEFDRLHFETCFYQGMDRCIAEGFSRFDAGAQGEHKLIRGFEPVLTQSWHKLQPGLHEAVEDFLRRERAGMLEYQSDARSYLPFRQAE
- a CDS encoding peptidylprolyl isomerase gives rise to the protein MLKRLFGACALMLIASSAVAENPHVLVTTSLGEIELELNAEEAPISVENFLRYADAGHYDGTIFHRVIPGFMVQGGGFTPDMRQRPVGKPIKNEADNGLRNDRYTVAMARTQVVDSATSQFFINLTNNDFLNHGGRDFGYAVFGKVVDGEHVVETIAKVPTGNQGGHQNVPTNPVTIVSVERIDQPAE
- a CDS encoding LysR family transcriptional regulator, translated to MKAPRVTLEQWRTLQAVVDHGGYAQAAEALHRSQSSVSYTVSRMQEQLGVPLLTIEGRKAVLTEAGTALLRRSRSLIAQASQLEMLAWNMDQGWEAEVQLVVDAAYPTDRLARALQAFMPLSQGCRVQVREEVLSGVEEYLISGTADLAISGLSIPGYLPQQLNAAEFVAVAHPQHPLHQLQRQLNHQDLEQHLQVVIRDSGRRQPRDAGWLGAEQRWTVASLSTAAKLVSSGLGFAWLPLHEITMQLETGLLKALPLQQGAHRSSWLYLYSNKDKPLGPAAKILADLIIEHSTAP
- a CDS encoding 3-phosphoglycerate kinase; the encoded protein is MRKSSAGLLTGLLFPLAAWAFPVDVEIQSKGVSVIASSSYLSNIATVTLANEGAERALCRATFVNGPERPPESRIRLDPGEHTVVTQVFSRHINRVRVAISCEPDVPAGT